In a genomic window of beta proteobacterium MWH-UniP1:
- the ftsZ gene encoding cell division protein FtsZ → MNFEMFETDTQGTVIKVVGIGGAGGNAVNHMVSRNVQGVEFICINTDAQAIAKSKADSTLQIGGTGLGAGAKPEAGRAAAEADRERIADALRGAHMVFVTAGMGGGTGTGAAPVVAEIAKELGALTVAVVTKPFSFEGVRRENAAEHGLAELESRVDSLIIVLNEKLEEVLGDDITQIEAFAAADNVLNNAVAGIAEIINVEGLVNVDFEDVKTVMGEQGKAMMGTATASGEDRARIAAENAVQSPLLEGVDLSGARGILVNITASRGLKLKETRIAMDTIRAFAAEDATIIMGTVYDDSLEDEVRVTVVATGLGRNRKPTLVRTPQTAVGQRTGTDNVGFPMPVGAPGAAVGQSQPVGAAMGSAPAVQGPDYGAYDSPTVWRDPRSHAAARVEAMTESGVDRLDIPAFLRKQAD, encoded by the coding sequence TCAATCACATGGTGTCGCGCAATGTCCAGGGTGTGGAATTTATCTGCATCAACACCGATGCGCAGGCGATCGCGAAATCCAAGGCCGACAGCACATTACAGATTGGCGGAACTGGGTTAGGCGCGGGCGCCAAACCCGAGGCGGGCCGTGCAGCGGCCGAGGCTGATCGCGAGCGTATCGCCGATGCCTTACGTGGGGCCCATATGGTGTTTGTTACTGCGGGCATGGGCGGCGGAACCGGCACCGGTGCTGCGCCGGTTGTGGCCGAGATCGCCAAAGAGCTGGGCGCACTCACGGTGGCCGTTGTCACCAAGCCTTTTAGCTTTGAGGGTGTGCGCCGCGAAAATGCCGCCGAGCACGGCCTGGCTGAACTTGAGAGCCGGGTGGATTCTTTGATTATTGTGTTGAATGAAAAGCTCGAAGAAGTTCTCGGCGATGACATCACCCAGATCGAGGCATTCGCCGCAGCCGACAATGTCCTGAACAACGCAGTTGCAGGCATAGCGGAAATTATTAATGTCGAGGGCTTGGTCAACGTTGACTTTGAAGACGTGAAGACCGTGATGGGCGAGCAGGGCAAGGCCATGATGGGTACTGCCACCGCAAGCGGCGAAGACCGTGCACGGATTGCCGCAGAAAATGCAGTTCAGAGTCCGCTGCTCGAGGGCGTGGATCTCTCTGGTGCCCGCGGCATTTTGGTCAACATCACCGCAAGCCGTGGCTTGAAACTCAAAGAGACCCGAATCGCCATGGACACCATTCGCGCCTTTGCTGCCGAAGACGCCACCATCATCATGGGCACGGTGTATGACGACTCCCTTGAAGATGAGGTCCGCGTGACTGTGGTGGCCACTGGTCTGGGCCGTAATCGCAAACCAACGCTTGTTCGCACGCCGCAGACTGCCGTAGGGCAGCGGACTGGCACGGACAACGTTGGATTTCCAATGCCTGTGGGAGCTCCGGGAGCCGCAGTGGGACAGTCTCAGCCAGTGGGTGCGGCCATGGGCAGTGCCCCGGCAGTTCAAGGCCCTGATTACGGTGCCTATGACTCGCCGACGGTCTGGCGTGACCCCCGCAGCCATGCAGCAGCGCGGGTAGAAGCCATGACGGAAAGCGGTGTTGATCGATTGGACATCCCGGCGTTTTTGCGCAAGCAAGCCGACTGA